In Planctomycetota bacterium, the sequence CCTCATCATGGCGGCCAGCGCCCTGATGGCTCTGCCCGTCGTCATCATGTTCTTCTTCTGCCAGCGCTATTTCATCCAGGGCATCACCCTCACGGGAATGAAGAACTAATGCGTGAAGCGTGAAAGAGGAGCTGCCGATGCTTCGCGTCACCACACTCTCATGCTTCTTGGTGGCTGCCGCGAGTGCGGCGGAACTGCACAGCCCCACGATCGCGCTGCCGCTGATGGCGAAGGCGCCGACGATTGACGGCGCCATCGGCGAGGAGGAGTGGGCGGGGGCGACGCGGCAGATTGGCTTCTCGTCGCACGGCAAACGCCACCTCACCAGCCGCGAGGGCGTCTTCTGGCTCGGCTCCGACGGCAAGGAACTCTTCATCGCAGTCAAGACCGAGCTGCCCCCGGAGGGCGGACTGCTGACCCGCGTCCAGCCCAAAGAGAACGTGGACGTTCAGGCATATCGGGACGACTCGCTCGAGCTATGGCTCGACCCGTTCCGCAAACCTCCCGCGGGTTCGCAACCCGCGGGAGGTTACGAGAAGCGCATCTGTTACCAGATCATCGTCAACGCCCTCGGCGCCATCTACGACATCGCCCACGACAAGAACAAGGGCATGACCTCCACCGCCTGGCGGGTCAACTGGCGCCTTGCGAACAAAGCCGCCGACGGCTGGTGGAGCGTCGAAATCGCCATTCCCCTCGCCGCCCTCGACTTCAAGGGCGACCTCGCGGGCGGCGAATGGGGCATCCGCATCGGCCGCAACTGGCAGCAGCCCTGGGAGCAGAGCGAGTGGTCGCCCACCCCCATCGCCTACGACGACCCCGAGACAATGGGCGTCGTGCGTTGGGACCCCGCCGCGCCCCTCGTCCAGATGCTTGAGCTTGCCGACGCGAAGGCCAACAAGGCCGTCCTCGCCACGCGCCTGACCAACCCCACCGACAAGCCGACGGCCATCAAGATCGCTCTCTCGAACAAGCACGTGGATAGCCCTGCGACTGAGAAGTCCGAAGACGTTGCCCTCGCCCCAGGCGAATCGAAGACCGTCCGCCTCGACGGCTCGACCTATCCGAAGGGCGACAATCTCTCCGCTATCGCCGTCACCAGCGCCGATGGCAAGACCACCTTCTTCTCCCGCGACTTCGTCTGGACGCTTGAGAAGCCCGAGACCCGTTGGCGGGTCGCCCTCCACGAGCGCGAGGCGATTGAGCTCGCCTTCGGCTACTACCCCTACCACGACAAGCTCAAGGCCCGGCTCGACGTGAGCAGCCTCCCAGCCGCCAAGGAGGTCACAGGCGCGGCACTCATCATCCGCGGCAAGGGCACAGGCGACATCCTCGCCCGTATTCCCATGCCGCCCCTCAAGGACGGCCGCTCCGAGGTCGTGGCCGGCCTGCCGAGGATTGCCGAAGGCACCTATGAGGTCTTCGCCGAGCTTGCCGGCGGCAAGGGCGTCCCCAAGCAATCGCCCGTCAAGGAGTTCCTCCGCAAGGTCTTTCCGTGGGAGCACAACAAGCTCGGCATCTCCGACAAGCCCATGCCCCCGTTCACGCCGCTCGAGGTCAAGGGCAACGTCGTGCGCGCCGTGCTCCGCGAGCACATGATGAACGGCTACGGCCTTTGGGAACAGGTTGAGAGCCTGGGAACACCGCTGCTTGCCGCGCCCATGGTCTTCAGCGTCGCGGCACAGGGTGGTGGCGGGGCCGGCGAGCCGAAACTCCGCAAGGCTAGCGACGTCTCCGTGCTGGCCGAGGCCAAGTGGTCGCAGAATCCAATCGCCGCACAGGTCTCCTCTGAGTTTGATGTGGACGGGATGATGAAGGTCACGCTCGACGCAAAGCCCGGTAACGCTACGCCCATCGAGGCGTTCGACCTCGTCATCCCCCTCCGCGAGGAGATTGCCAAGCTCATGCACGTCTGCGGCGATGGGCTGCGGTTCAACTATGCGGGCGAGGTGCCGAAGGGGGAGGGGGTGGTGTGGGACAGCCGCAAGGCGTCGCGGCTGGAGATCGCGGGCACGTTCATCCCCTACATCTGGCTCGGCGACGAGGAACGCGGCATCGCCTGGTTCGCCGACAGCGATGAGGGCTGGGTGCTCGACGACAAGAAGCCCGCCCTCGAACTCATCCGCCGCAAAGGCGTGGTCGAACTGCGCGTCCACTTCATCAACAAGCCCGGCCCGCTCCCCGGCCCCCGCAAGATCGTCTTCGGCCTCCAGGCGACCCCCACCAAGCCGATGATGCAGAACCCCTCGTGGCGCCGCATCAATTCTCTTGTGGGCAAGGCGCCCGACTTCCTTCGCTACCACACGCTCGGCGCGACCTTCTACTGGGGCGGGATTGACTTCGATGTCTTCCCCCGCGATAAGGACACCTCGATCTACGACAAGTTCGCCGAAATCCGCCGCACGGGCAAGGAAGACCGCCCCTTCTTCGAGAACTGGCTCCGCAAGTACGGCCCCGACGGCCAGCGCGACAAGATGTGGGACGCCCATATCTGGTCCGGCGTCAGCTCCTTCAAAGGCCAGCCCGACCTTATGATACCTTACACCAACGCCCGCGGCTGCGGGAAGTGCGACGACTTCACGGTATTTCAGGACGAATGGCTCGTCAGCGACTACACCTCCCGCGCCGCCACGTCCGTGGCCTACGACATTGACCCCGTTCCGAGCTTTCAGGACTTCGCGCTCTACTACTTCGAGAAGATGCTCGACAGCGGCGCCTTCGACGGCCTCTACTTCGACAATACCTTCCTCAAGGCCAACAAGAACATCGTCGGCGGCGGGGCCTACGTCCGCGACGACGGCACCCTTCAGCCCGCCTGCGGCCTGTGGACGATGCGCGACTACCTCAAGCGTTGCGCCATCCTCTGCTGGCAGAAGGGCCGCCCCTTCGTCAACATCTCCCACATGACGAACACCCAGATCGTCCCCATCAACACCTGGGCGGGGATCAACCTGGACTGGGAATGGAAGTACGGCGATACCGACGCCCACGACCGCTTCGCCGAGGACTACGTCCGCGCCACCTCGATTGGCCTCCAGACCGGCAGCCGCCCGACCGTGCTCCTTGGCCTCCACGAAACCAAGAAGGAGCTTCAGCCCTGGGTCGCCCGCACCTGTCTTGCGTGGTGCCTCGTTCACGAAATCTGCCCTGCCTGGACGTACGGCGAGCCATTCCAGACCGTCTTCAAGAAGCTCTACGACTTCGGCTACGGCACGGACGCCTGCCGCGTCATCCGTTATTGGGAGAAGCAGCCCATTCGCATCGAGGGCATCGAGGCCAAGGCCCTCGTTGTCGCCAAGAAAGGCGCCGTCGCCGTCTTCATCACCAACATAGGCCAGGACGGAGTCTGCCGGCTCATCCTTGACAAGTCGTTGGGGCTCGCGCCCGATGCGGGGGCTGTTGAGGCCGAGAGGGGCGGGGCCATTGAGCGCACTGGCGACAGCGCCTATTCGTTCCCACTGAAGCGCCATGACTTCACGCTGCTTCTCATCGGCCAGTGATGCGTGGAACTTGAAGATGAACTTCCTGATTCTCGCCATGATCCTGGCCGGTGCAGCCGCAGGCAGCGAGTACCGCCTCCCTTCTTCGGCTGCGCTGGACCTCTTCTCCGACGACATCGTGTTCTACAAGAGCTTTGACGATGAGGCGCCGGGAGCGGACATGGCTGTGGGGGAGGCGAAGCCGTTGAAGGTGAACGGCAGGCTGCGGTTGAGGCCAGGGCTGTGGGGGCAGGCGTTGCTCTTCGGCGATGGGGAGGGGGCCGAGCTTGAGTACGCGATGCCGGGCAACATGCCCGTGCCGAGGCCAGGCTCCCTGTCGTTCTGGATATGCCCGCTCGAATGGAAGCGCGCGGCGGACGAGCCGTCCATCTACTTCTTCCACGCCTTCGGGGCGGGGGCGATGTGTCTCCAGCGGCAGGGCGATCTCGAGGGCGGTAGGAAGCGGGGCAATTGCTTCATCTTCACCTGCCACGGGCTGCCGGGCATTCCCAACATCACGGCCTCCACGATGAGCGATGCGACGCGAGGCTGGCGGAACGGCGAATGGCATCTCGTGGTCATCGCGTGGCGTCCGTCGCTCCTCGAAGCCTACCTCGACGGCGAGGCGCTGCCGAGCATCACGCTCAGGCGGCCCATCAAGGCCGAGGAATTCGCCAAGGGGGTGTTTCGCATCGGCATGGTGAAGGGCGAGCCGACCCTGCTCGACGACTTCGCGGTCTATCGCCGGCCGCTGTCGGGCGACGAGGTGCGCGAGCTGTGGAGCCGGAGGAAGTGACAGAGGCGGCAGTGAAGTAGGATGGTTGGAGGGTTGGAGGGGTGGATGTCTGCCATCCCTCCATCCATCCACTCATCCCTCATCCATCCATTCAGTCTTCGCCCGGTCTTCAAAGGAGGCCAACCATGCAGAGTCGTCGTTCGTTCCTCGGCAGCGTGGCCGGCATTGGCGCAGCGGGCGCCCTGGCCCCGCAGTTGCTGGCC encodes:
- a CDS encoding DUF6067 family protein, whose amino-acid sequence is MLRVTTLSCFLVAAASAAELHSPTIALPLMAKAPTIDGAIGEEEWAGATRQIGFSSHGKRHLTSREGVFWLGSDGKELFIAVKTELPPEGGLLTRVQPKENVDVQAYRDDSLELWLDPFRKPPAGSQPAGGYEKRICYQIIVNALGAIYDIAHDKNKGMTSTAWRVNWRLANKAADGWWSVEIAIPLAALDFKGDLAGGEWGIRIGRNWQQPWEQSEWSPTPIAYDDPETMGVVRWDPAAPLVQMLELADAKANKAVLATRLTNPTDKPTAIKIALSNKHVDSPATEKSEDVALAPGESKTVRLDGSTYPKGDNLSAIAVTSADGKTTFFSRDFVWTLEKPETRWRVALHEREAIELAFGYYPYHDKLKARLDVSSLPAAKEVTGAALIIRGKGTGDILARIPMPPLKDGRSEVVAGLPRIAEGTYEVFAELAGGKGVPKQSPVKEFLRKVFPWEHNKLGISDKPMPPFTPLEVKGNVVRAVLREHMMNGYGLWEQVESLGTPLLAAPMVFSVAAQGGGGAGEPKLRKASDVSVLAEAKWSQNPIAAQVSSEFDVDGMMKVTLDAKPGNATPIEAFDLVIPLREEIAKLMHVCGDGLRFNYAGEVPKGEGVVWDSRKASRLEIAGTFIPYIWLGDEERGIAWFADSDEGWVLDDKKPALELIRRKGVVELRVHFINKPGPLPGPRKIVFGLQATPTKPMMQNPSWRRINSLVGKAPDFLRYHTLGATFYWGGIDFDVFPRDKDTSIYDKFAEIRRTGKEDRPFFENWLRKYGPDGQRDKMWDAHIWSGVSSFKGQPDLMIPYTNARGCGKCDDFTVFQDEWLVSDYTSRAATSVAYDIDPVPSFQDFALYYFEKMLDSGAFDGLYFDNTFLKANKNIVGGGAYVRDDGTLQPACGLWTMRDYLKRCAILCWQKGRPFVNISHMTNTQIVPINTWAGINLDWEWKYGDTDAHDRFAEDYVRATSIGLQTGSRPTVLLGLHETKKELQPWVARTCLAWCLVHEICPAWTYGEPFQTVFKKLYDFGYGTDACRVIRYWEKQPIRIEGIEAKALVVAKKGAVAVFITNIGQDGVCRLILDKSLGLAPDAGAVEAERGGAIERTGDSAYSFPLKRHDFTLLLIGQ